A single genomic interval of Syntrophobotulus glycolicus DSM 8271 harbors:
- a CDS encoding DUF2087 domain-containing protein, with protein MDLNALFWNAPLNEMKKGYIFDQSTNTYRCLVCGKEFEPGRIYPVADLLYEAVKAVEVHITQDHGSMFEFLLKMNKEYTTLTDHQKKIMNDCYAGLSDKEISAKRGCSPSTVRNYRFNFREKEKQAKVVLAMMEILKEKDQTSPKLVDFHRSAKMVDERYAITQEEYRQIIQKYFKEGEEGPLSEFPLREKRRVAILKHIASRFKPEKSYSEKEVNQILKEIFGDYAIIRRSLIEYGFMERTPDGSAYWVKLS; from the coding sequence ATGGATTTAAATGCCCTGTTTTGGAATGCCCCTCTAAATGAGATGAAGAAAGGATATATTTTTGATCAATCCACCAATACTTATCGTTGTCTGGTCTGCGGCAAAGAATTTGAACCAGGCCGCATATATCCGGTCGCTGATCTTTTGTATGAAGCAGTGAAAGCAGTTGAAGTTCATATTACTCAGGATCACGGATCAATGTTTGAATTTTTATTAAAGATGAACAAGGAATATACAACGCTGACAGATCATCAGAAGAAGATCATGAACGATTGCTACGCCGGGCTCAGCGATAAGGAAATTTCAGCAAAACGGGGCTGCAGTCCATCTACTGTCCGCAATTACCGGTTTAATTTCAGAGAAAAAGAAAAACAGGCTAAAGTCGTATTGGCAATGATGGAAATCTTAAAAGAAAAGGACCAGACATCGCCGAAACTGGTTGATTTTCACAGATCGGCGAAAATGGTTGATGAACGGTATGCAATTACTCAGGAAGAGTATCGGCAAATCATTCAAAAGTATTTTAAAGAAGGTGAGGAAGGCCCTTTAAGTGAATTCCCTTTGAGGGAAAAGCGGAGAGTGGCAATACTTAAGCACATTGCAAGCCGGTTCAAACCGGAAAAGAGCTATAGTGAAAAAGAGGTCAATCAAATCCTTAAAGAAATTTTCGGCGATTATGCGATCATTCGAAGATCTCTGATCGAGTACGGATTTATGGAGCGTACCCCGGATGGCAGTGCTTATTGGGTTAAGCTCTCTTGA
- a CDS encoding GIY-YIG nuclease family protein, producing MMDQEKKHKLKQEYKQTPQPMGIFRLRNLVNHKILVGSSTSLDKKFNGLQMSLDSGVYPSKDLIRDWTEYGRESFVFEILDELEPRDVPDYQVKADLKALEELWLEKLKPFEERGYNWKNKNKYMAK from the coding sequence ATGATGGATCAGGAAAAAAAGCATAAACTAAAACAGGAATATAAACAGACGCCACAGCCAATGGGAATCTTTCGGCTTAGAAATCTAGTTAATCACAAAATACTTGTGGGAAGCAGTACAAGTCTGGACAAAAAGTTCAATGGATTGCAAATGAGTTTGGATTCAGGGGTCTATCCCAGCAAGGATTTGATCAGAGATTGGACAGAATATGGCCGCGAAAGCTTTGTTTTTGAAATATTGGATGAGCTTGAGCCACGAGATGTGCCGGATTATCAGGTTAAGGCCGACTTAAAAGCATTGGAAGAACTTTGGCTGGAAAAATTAAAGCCCTTTGAAGAGCGGGGCTATAATTGGAAAAATAAAAATAAGTATATGGCAAAATAA
- a CDS encoding argininosuccinate synthase — translation MEKVVLAYSGGLDTSIIIPWLKENYGYEVIAMAADLGQGEELEPLREKAMKTGASKIYIEDLREEFLTEFIYPTIKAGAKYEGKYLLGTSFARPLIAKRLVEIAAQEGAVAIAHGATGKGNDQVRFELAVKALNPDLKIIAPWREWKIRSREEAIEYATERNIPVPVTKAKPYSMDRNLWHLSHEGADLEDPWNEAQDDLYMLGVSPEQAPDKPAYLELDFEQGIPVALDGKKMKPIELLTKLNELGGANGIGIISMVENRLVGMKSRGVYETPGGTILYTAHQALEELTLDRMTLHYKEQVALKYAEMVYDGVWYSPLREALDAFVQVTQRNVTGTVRIKLYKGNCTAAGAKAPYSLYNLEFVTFGEDAVYNQKDAEGFINLFGLPLKVRALMEKSSGLKK, via the coding sequence ATGGAAAAAGTAGTTTTAGCCTATTCGGGAGGGCTGGATACATCGATTATCATTCCCTGGCTCAAAGAGAATTACGGTTATGAAGTGATTGCGATGGCGGCTGATTTAGGCCAGGGCGAGGAATTGGAGCCGTTAAGGGAGAAGGCCATGAAGACCGGAGCGTCCAAGATCTATATTGAAGACCTTCGCGAAGAGTTTCTTACCGAGTTTATTTATCCTACCATTAAGGCCGGAGCCAAATATGAAGGAAAATACCTGCTGGGGACTTCATTTGCCCGGCCCTTGATTGCCAAAAGGCTGGTGGAGATTGCCGCACAGGAAGGAGCTGTGGCGATTGCCCACGGTGCGACAGGCAAAGGGAATGACCAGGTGCGTTTTGAGCTGGCGGTCAAGGCTTTGAATCCTGACCTGAAAATCATTGCCCCCTGGCGGGAGTGGAAAATCAGATCCCGGGAAGAAGCAATCGAGTATGCGACCGAACGCAATATTCCGGTTCCGGTAACCAAGGCCAAGCCTTACAGCATGGACCGCAATCTCTGGCATCTCAGTCACGAAGGGGCGGACCTGGAAGATCCCTGGAATGAGGCCCAGGATGATTTATATATGCTGGGAGTTTCCCCCGAACAGGCTCCGGATAAGCCTGCCTACCTGGAGCTTGATTTTGAACAGGGGATACCGGTGGCTCTGGACGGCAAAAAAATGAAGCCGATTGAGCTCCTGACCAAGCTGAATGAATTAGGGGGGGCGAATGGGATCGGTATCATCAGTATGGTGGAAAACCGTCTGGTAGGGATGAAGTCCCGCGGAGTTTATGAAACTCCTGGAGGCACGATTCTTTATACCGCTCATCAGGCTTTGGAAGAACTGACTTTGGACAGGATGACTCTTCACTATAAAGAACAGGTTGCGTTAAAGTATGCTGAAATGGTCTATGACGGAGTTTGGTATTCACCGCTTAGAGAAGCTTTGGACGCCTTTGTTCAGGTTACGCAAAGGAATGTTACCGGTACGGTCAGGATCAAGCTCTATAAGGGCAATTGTACAGCTGCGGGAGCAAAAGCGCCGTATTCATTGTACAACCTGGAATTTGTAACCTTCGGTGAGGATGCGGTATATAACCAGAAGGATGCGGAAGGCTTTATCAATCTTTTCGGTTTGCCTCTCAAGGTCAGAGCTCTTATGGAAAAAAGCAGCGGTCTTAAAAAATAA
- a CDS encoding chromate transporter, whose amino-acid sequence MKELWDLFVGFFRASNLGFGGGPAVIPLLKTEAVDHYHWMTNAQFSDAYAAANALPGPIATKMASYIGYQIASWPGALVALAGTILPTVLLLIFAGKLLDKYASSRELKAMLKGVRPVVTALLVVVALDMAKSAFIIKAPLDLATVGIAAVAAAAIYFRNVHPIILIVSSMMVGYLIW is encoded by the coding sequence TTGAAGGAATTATGGGACTTATTCGTGGGATTTTTTAGAGCCAGCAATTTGGGTTTCGGCGGGGGTCCGGCTGTCATTCCTTTACTGAAGACAGAAGCGGTTGATCACTATCATTGGATGACAAATGCCCAGTTCAGTGATGCTTATGCAGCCGCGAATGCCCTTCCCGGACCGATTGCGACCAAGATGGCCAGCTACATAGGATATCAGATCGCTTCCTGGCCTGGGGCATTGGTAGCTTTAGCCGGCACAATTCTGCCGACTGTTTTATTGTTGATTTTTGCGGGCAAGCTTCTGGACAAATATGCCAGCTCCAGAGAGCTTAAGGCAATGTTGAAGGGAGTACGACCGGTCGTAACGGCATTGCTTGTGGTCGTTGCGCTTGATATGGCGAAAAGTGCCTTCATCATTAAAGCGCCTCTTGATCTGGCAACAGTAGGTATTGCCGCAGTGGCGGCAGCGGCGATTTATTTTCGCAATGTTCACCCGATTATCCTTATTGTATCTTCAATGATGGTGGGGTACCTTATTTGGTAA
- a CDS encoding chromate transporter codes for MKTLWDLFIAFFRASNFSFGGGPAMIPLIRVEVVDKYKWMSNEEFADIVAIANSLPAPIATKLAGTIGYRAKGWLGALAANLGTILPTTLIVILMGSLIMKYADAPALKAMLKGVRPVVAVMLAQTAISIGKKSFDKKSYLTYVLGGVALLIMLVLPNIHPAFLVVGSMTLGFFLFKNK; via the coding sequence ATGAAAACGTTATGGGACTTGTTTATCGCGTTCTTTCGGGCCAGCAATTTTAGTTTCGGCGGCGGACCGGCGATGATACCTTTGATCAGGGTTGAGGTTGTAGATAAATATAAATGGATGAGCAATGAAGAGTTTGCGGATATTGTGGCCATAGCAAATTCCCTCCCCGCTCCTATTGCCACAAAGCTGGCAGGGACCATCGGTTATCGGGCAAAAGGATGGCTGGGCGCTTTGGCGGCCAATCTGGGCACGATCCTGCCGACGACCTTGATTGTCATACTGATGGGAAGCTTAATCATGAAATATGCGGATGCGCCTGCTTTAAAGGCCATGTTAAAAGGGGTAAGACCTGTTGTTGCAGTGATGCTGGCTCAAACCGCAATTTCCATCGGCAAAAAATCATTTGATAAAAAAAGTTACCTGACTTATGTTCTTGGAGGAGTTGCTTTGCTCATTATGCTGGTCCTGCCCAATATTCATCCGGCCTTTTTGGTAGTGGGATCAATGACCCTGGGATTTTTTCTGTTTAAAAATAAATAA
- the argF gene encoding ornithine carbamoyltransferase, translated as MVELKKESFKGRDFIALNDFTSEEILHMIDVAARLKSESKAGIPHHILQGKTLGMIFTKSSTRTRVSFEVGIYQLGGYGLFLSDRDIQIGRGEPIQDTARVLSRMVDGIMIRTFSHQEVVDLAKYCDKPVINGLTDYLHPTQILADMLTIKEHKEKIKGLKLVYIGDGNNVANSLLLGGTKVGMDVVIAAPQGYKPVPEIMALAAQNAEASGGSAAVFEDPLTAAEGADILYTDVWASMGQEEEAAVRRKAFAGYQINDTLLKAAKPDAIVLHCLPAHRGEEITEEILEGPQSVVFDEAENRLHAHKAIMSLIM; from the coding sequence ATGGTTGAGTTAAAAAAAGAAAGTTTTAAAGGCAGGGATTTTATTGCCTTAAATGATTTCACGTCTGAAGAAATCTTACATATGATTGATGTGGCTGCCCGGCTGAAATCAGAAAGTAAAGCAGGGATACCGCATCATATTTTGCAGGGGAAAACTTTAGGAATGATATTTACCAAGTCCTCAACAAGGACCAGAGTGTCCTTTGAGGTTGGTATCTACCAGCTGGGCGGATACGGTTTATTTCTAAGTGACCGGGATATCCAAATCGGACGGGGTGAACCGATTCAAGATACGGCAAGGGTGCTCTCGCGAATGGTTGACGGGATCATGATCAGAACATTTAGTCATCAGGAAGTGGTCGACCTCGCAAAATACTGTGATAAACCGGTCATCAACGGACTTACGGATTATTTGCACCCTACTCAGATACTTGCAGATATGCTGACAATCAAGGAACATAAAGAAAAAATAAAGGGACTTAAGCTCGTCTACATTGGAGACGGCAACAATGTGGCAAACTCATTGCTGCTGGGGGGAACTAAAGTGGGAATGGATGTCGTCATCGCGGCGCCTCAGGGGTACAAACCTGTTCCGGAAATTATGGCTTTAGCCGCTCAGAATGCGGAGGCCAGCGGCGGAAGTGCCGCTGTGTTCGAAGACCCCTTGACGGCCGCTGAAGGAGCGGATATTCTTTATACGGATGTTTGGGCAAGCATGGGCCAGGAAGAAGAAGCTGCTGTCAGGAGGAAAGCTTTTGCCGGGTATCAGATTAATGATACTTTGCTCAAAGCGGCCAAACCTGATGCGATTGTTCTGCATTGCCTTCCCGCCCACAGAGGCGAGGAGATTACGGAAGAAATTCTGGAAGGACCGCAATCGGTGGTTTTTGATGAAGCAGAAAACAGACTGCATGCCCATAAAGCGATTATGTCTTTAATCATGTAA